One genomic segment of Helianthus annuus cultivar XRQ/B chromosome 14, HanXRQr2.0-SUNRISE, whole genome shotgun sequence includes these proteins:
- the LOC110909270 gene encoding HMG-Y-related protein A, producing MAGEELNRPPSLPPYAEMIFSAIDALKEKDGSSTSSISNYIESTCGSLPEEHTNILADQLNKLVENGELVVSNNNYMRPDSATPAKRGRGRPPKAKDPSAAETETPAAVTSPATAGSEVKRGRGRPKKDPNAPPSAKKVKAATVPTPPSKTGRPRGRPRKVQPEPAGVEAN from the exons ATGGCCGGCGAAGAACTCAACCGTCCTCCATCACTTCCTCCATACGCAGAG ATGATTTTCTCAGCGATTGATGCTCTGAAAGAGAAGGACGGTTCAAGCACATCGTCGATCTCAAACTACATCGAATCAACTTGCGGAAGCTTACCGGAAGAACACACAAATATCCTGGCGGATCAGTTGAACAAACTCGTTGAAAACGGTGAGCTAGTGGTTTCAAATAACAACTACATGCGTCCGGACTCCGCCACACCAGCGAAACGCGGTCGCGGCCGTCCTCCGAAGGCTAAGGATCCATCCGCGGCGGAGACCGAGACTCCGGCTGCGGTGACGTCACCGGCAACAGCAGGTTCTGAAGTTAAGAGAGGCAGAGGACGCCCGAAGAAGGATCCGAATGCTCCACCGTCAGCAAAGAAAGTTAAGGCTGCGACGGTGCCAACGCCGCCGTCGAAAACCGGCCGGCCGAGGGGACGGCCGCGTAAGGTGCAGCCGGAGCCTGCCGGTGTTGAAGCTAATTGA